GTCCGCGGGACGGCTCGGCACCGAGACCGGCGAGGGCACGGGGTACGGCACGGGCAGCGTCACCGACGCGTCCGACGACCCCAATGACCCGCTGTATCGCTCCGGGGAGCAGGTATGACCGACCAGACACCAGCTGCGCGAAGGGTGGAGCCTTCGCCGGCCGCCCCGCTCGACGACTCGACGCCTTCGGAACGGCAGGCGGCGAACACGTCGCTGGGCGAGCTCGTCAGCCAGGTCACCGGCGACATGTCGACCCTGATGCGCAAGGAGCTCGAACTCGCCAAGGCGGAGCTTCGCGAATCCGCGAAGACGACCGCCAAGGCGGGCGCGATGCTCGGCGCGGCGGGCTACGCCGGCCACATGACGATCCTTTTCCTCTCGATCACCCTCTGGTGGGCGCTCGGGTACCTGATCGGAAACGGATGGTCCGCTCTCATCGTGGCCGTGCTGTGGGGGATCGTCGCTGCGATCCTCTTCGCCGTCGGCCGCAGCAACATGAAGAAGGTTCAAGGAGCGCCTCAGACGGTGGAAACCCTGAAGGAGATCCCCGAGACGCTGAAGAGGAATGAGGAGAACCGATGAGCAACCAGTCACCGGAAGAGATCCGGGCCGACATCGAGGCGACTCGTCGCGAGCTCGGCCAGGACGTCGACGCGCTCGCCGACAAGGTCACGCCGTCGAAGATCGTCGATCGCCAGAAGAACAAGATCCGCGGCGCGTTCACGAACGTGCGCGAGAGCGTTATGGGCGCGGCCGATGACGTCGGGTCCTCGGTCCACGACGCGGGCGAGTCCGCCGCGTCCGGCGTCCAGCACGCGGGACAGACGATCGCCCGCAAGGCGAAGGGCAACCCCCTCGCCGCGGGACTCGTCGCCTTCGGCGCGGGACTGCTCGTGGCATCCCTCATCCCCGCCTCGGACAAGGAGCGCGAGCTCGCGGCGAAGGTCGAGGAGAAGGCGCAGCCCCTCGTCGACCAGGCGAAGGACGTCGCGCGAGAGGTCGGCGAGAACCTCAAGGAGCCCGCACGGGAGGCGGTCGACTCGGTGAAGACGACGGCGCAGGACGCCGCTCAGAACGTCGCCGGCGAGGCCAAGGCGAGCGGCCAGGCCGTCGCCGACCAGACGAAGGACTCGGTCGAGGCCACGAAGAACGAGGTCACCTCGGACTCCTCGACCGGCTCGAGCTACTAGCCGCCGTCGTCCCCGCCCGGACGGGCGGGCCGCTGGGTCGGAGACGACCGACAGCCGGCCCGTCCCGATCGGGCGGGGACGCCTGCTTTCGGCGTGCGAACGTCGACGCGCCGGGAGCAGGACGGACGAGCCGAGCAGCAGGACCCAACGAAAGGAAAGACAACGTGCAGATCGTTGAGACCATCGACGTCGACGTCCCCGTGACGACGGCCTACAACCAGTGGACCCAGTTCGAGAGCTTCCCCCACTTCCTGGACGAGGTGGAGTCGATCACCCAGCTCGACGAGACCCACAACCACTGGAAGGTGAAGATCGGCGGGTTCGAGCGCGAGTTCGACACCGAGATCACCGAGCAGCACCCCGACGAGCGCGTCGCCTGGAAGAGCGTCGGCGGCGACACGGCGCACGCCGGCGTCGTGACCTTCCACCGGCTGGACGAGAGCCAGACCCGCGTGACGGTGCAGATCGACTGGGAGCCCGGCGACCTTCTCGAGAAGGCCGGCGCCCTCGTGCACGCGCCGCAGCACGCCGTCAAGAAGGACCTCCGCAACTTCAAGGAGTTCATCGAGGGCCGCGGCGGCGAGACAGGCTCCTGGCGCGGCGACGTCGACGCCGGAACCGGTGCCGTGAGCGATTCCGATGCCGGTTCCACCGGCACGGCGGCCTACGGCGGAACAACGGGAACGACCGTCAGCGGCCTCCCGGGCGCGGGCGGAGAGCCTCTGCGCGGATGACGTGACGGGCCGGCGCTCCGCGAAAGCGTGGAGCGCCGGCCCCGTCCCGATCAGCGGATTGAAGGACGCAGCATGAAGGTTCTCGTCTGGCATGTGCACGGCGGCTACACCGATGCGCTCGTACGCGGTGACCACGACTACCTGCTCCCGGTCGATGACGCTCGGGATGCCTGGGGCCTCGGTGCAGACGGCCGCGACTGGCCCCGCACGACCGAGATCGACCACGCCGACCTGCGCGACGCCGAGATCGACGTCGTCGTGCTGCAGCGTCCCGAGGAGATCGAGCTGGCTGAGCGGCTCACCGGGCGGCGCCCCGGCCACGACCTCCCGGCGGTGTACCTCGAGCACAATGCCCCGCACCCCCACCCCACAGCCAGCGTCCATCCCCTCGCCGACCAGACGCGCATCCCGATCGTCCACGTCACGCACTTCAACGACGTCTTCTGGGACAACGGCAGGGCCCGCACCCTCGTCATCGAGCACGGTCTCCCCGATCCCGGCGAGCTCTACACGGGCGACATCCCGGCGATCGGCGTCGTCATCAACGAACCGGTGCGACGGTGGCGGACGACGGGCACGGACCTGCTCCCCGACTTCGGCCGGCTCGCCCGCGTGGATGTGTTCGGCATCGACGGCGACCGCCTCGCCGACCGTCTCGGCCCCGATTCCGGGGTCGCGTGGGCGGGGAACCTCGATCCCGCCGGCCTGCGGCGCGAGCTCGCTCGGCGCCGCCTCTATCTGCACCCCTTCCGCTGGACCTCGCTCGGGCTGTCGCTCATCGAGGCGATGCTCATGGGGATGCCGGTCGTGGCGCTCGCCGCGACCGAGGCCCTCCACGCCGTGCCGCCGGGTCTCGGAGCCGTCTCCACCAATGTGAACGCCCTCAAGCACGCGGCGATCGGCTACCTCGTCGACGAGGACCACGCGCGCGAGGCGGGCCGCCGCATCCGTCGCCACGCGCTGCGGCGCTTCAGCCATGCGACCTTCCTCTCGCGCTGGGATGCCGCGCTGGGGGAGGTGACCGCGGACCAGCCGCGCACGCGTGCGGGAGTGGCCTTCCCCGTCAGCTGACGCGCGCGACGATCGCCTCCCACGGCCGCAGCGCCATGGCGCTCCCCCGGCCACGCTGCTGTCGGGGTAATTTCCGAGCACCAGCTCGGCGTGCGACAGGTCGACACCGAGCTCGACCTCGCGAGCGTCGCCCCCGAAGTTCGCGACGACGACGAGCCGCTCACCTCCGAGCGTTCGTGTGAAGGCATAGATGTGTGGGTCGTCCGGCACGAGCAGCGCGAACTCCCCGAACCGCACGACGGCCTCGTCGTGCCGGAGCGCGATGAGCCTGCGGTAGTGGTGGAAGACGGATGCCTCGTCCCCCCGCTCGTTCTCGGCGTTGATGTCGACGTGGTTCGCATTGACGTCGATCCACGGCGTCCCCGTGGTGAAGCCGGCGTGGGTCGAGGCATCCCATTGCACGGGCGTCCGTGCGTTGTCGCGGCTGCCGTTCGCGAGTCCACGGAGCAGGTCGTGGTCGCTCGCGGGCCCCAGGGCGCGGGCCTCTGCGACCCAGCGCAGCGACTCGATGTCGCGGTACTGGTCGAGCGAGGTGAAGTGCGCGTTCGTCATCCCGAGCTCTTCCCCCTGGTACACGTACGGCGTGCCCCGGTGGAGGTGCAGGACGGTCGCGAGGAGTGTTGCCGACTCCCGCCGATAGCGGCCGTCGTCGCCGTAGCGCGAGACGACGCGCGGCTGGTCGTGGTTCTCCCAGTAGAGGGAGTTCCACCCGGCTGTCTGGAGGCCCGTCTGCCACCGGGCCATGGTGGCCTTGAGCTGGCGCAGGTCGAGGGGCTGCAGGTCGAAGCGGCCGGCGGCGCCGTGGTCCAGGTGCACATGCTCGAACGTGAAGACCATGTCGAGCTCGTGCCGGTCGGGGTCGGTGAAGAGCTTCCCGTCTTCGACCGTGGCCCCCGGTGTCTCGCCGACCAGGAGGAGGCCATCGCGGCGGTCGGCGAAGACCTCGCGGTTCATCTCCTGCAGGAACTCGTGCAGGCGCGGGCCGTTCATCGTGCTGTGGCTCGGATCGCCGTACGGACCGATCGTCACGAGACCGTCGGCGAGCGAGCCGTCGTCGCCGACGCGTTTGGAGATCATGTTGATCACGTCCATGCGGAAGCCGTCGATCCCGCGGTCGAGCCACCATCGCATCATGGCGTAGACGGCCTGGCGCACCTCCGGGTTCTCCCAGTTCAGATCGGGCTGCTTCGTGCTGAAGAGGTGCAGGTAGTACTCACCCGTGGCCTCGTCGTAGGCCCACGCCGGTCCGGAGAAGATCGAGCCCCAGTTGGTCGGCTCGGCACCGGGCGATCCGGGCTCGAGGCCGGCACGAGCGGGACGCCACCAGTACCAGTCGCGCTTGGGGTTGTCTTTCGACGACCGCGACTCCACGAACCAGGGATGCTCGTCGCTCGTGTGGTTCACCACGAGATCCATCACGACCCGGATGCCGCGCTCGTGCAGCGCCGCGACGACCTCGTCGAGATCTTCGAGCGTTCCGAAGAGCGGATCGACGTCCTGGTAGTCGCTGATGTCGTAGCCGTTGTCGTCCTGCGGGCTGCGGTAGATGGGCGAGAACCACACGACGTCGACTCCGAGCGCGACGAGGTGGTCGATGCGGTCGAGCACGCCGCGGAGGTCGCCGATCCCGTCGCCGTTGGAGTCCTGGAACGAGCGGGGGTAGATCTGGTAGACGACCGCTCCTGTCCACCAGGGCGCGGTCGCCGGGTCGAGGAGCGGATTGGCCGGGCTCATGTCACTCTTCTCCCATTTCCGCGGCGCTATCGGCGCCGCCTTGTCGGCGAGGCGCCGTCAATCGAGACGGATGCGGTCCACCGCCGCCTGGATGGCGACGGCCGCCGCCCCTCGGGCCCACGCGGTGAATCCCGTCTCATCGACGTACAGCTCGATCGGGTCGGCCCTCGGATCGCGGTCGGCGTCGATCGCGGCGCGGACGCGCTCCTCCGCCGCCGCGAAGAGCCCCATGCCCTCGCCGGCGAGCACCGACGCAGGCTGGAGCGAGAGATTGGCGGCGAGCGCGACGAACCGGCCGAGCGCATCGGCCGCGGCATCCACCACCGTCCGGGCCGCCGGATCGCCGGCGGCCGCGAGCGCGAGCGCTTCGCCGTAGTCGACGGGCCTCTGCACGGATGCCGACACCTGCGCCGCGATGGAGCCCGAAGTGAGCATGGCCTGCGCGCAGCCGCGGTGGCCGAGCTGGCACACGGGGCCGTTGGCACTGAGCGGCAGATGACCGGCGAGGCCGACACCTGCCTGGCGCGAACGGACGACCTCGCCGTTCACGACGAGACCGTAGCCGATGCCCGCGCCGATCGTGAGGACCGTGAAGCCCGGGATGCCTCGGCCGAGGCCGAACCAGCGCTCGGCCTCGGTGAGCGCGACGAGGTCGTTCTCGAGTGTCACGGGCACACCGACGAGGTCTTCGAGGATCGCGCCGAAGGGCACTTCCTCCCACCCGAGGAAGGGGGAGAACTCGGCGACGGAACCCCGCACCGAGCCCCCGAGCGAGACACCGACCCCCGGGGGACGCTCCGAGCTGATCGAATCGCGGATCTGCATGGCGACGGCGGCCGGCTCCGTGGACGTCAAGGAGACCGATCGGGCGTCGAGCAGCGCGGCTCGCGCATCGGTCGTGACGACGTGGAGGGCTTCGCCGGTGATCTTGACGCCGACGAACCGACCCAAGCCCGGGGAGATGTCGAGGGGTCGGACGGGCCGGCCCACCGATCCGTCGGCGGAGTCGTCCAGTTCGATGAGGAAGCCGCGGTCGAGGAACGGCTTCGCGAGGCGCGTGAGGCTCGCCGGCGAGAGGTTGAGACGCGACGTCAAGGCGCTGCGCGAGATCGGCCCGTGGATGAGCACGGCGCGCGCGAGCGCCTTCTCGCTGTCGGTGAGCATCCCCTCATCCCTTCCATTGCTTTCATATTGGCACGAAAACCCCCGATCCACAGCGATGCGATCCTCTCGTATTCACTCTTGACCCGAGAATTAGTTCCGTGGTAGAACTAACCGCATGACCTCTCGTGACGTTTCGCTCGACGTCGAGCACTCGCCCTTCCGCCCCGCCGGTGACGCCCCATCGGTCCTTCACCTCCATCGAGGAGGCACGAGCGTCGTCGTCGATCTCGACGCCCAGGGAGGTCCGGCGATCGTCCACTGGGGCGAGGAGCTCGTCGACTCCACCATCGGATCGCTCGCGGGACTTGCGGTCGCGGCGCGCCCGCAGCGCGTGTCCGGCAACCTCGATTCCACCGCGCGCCTGACGGTCGTCGCCACGGCGGCGGGCGGATGGCTCGGTACACCCGCACTGGAGGGCCACCGCTCGGGCGCCGGATTCAGCGCGCGCTTCGAGGTCGCCGGGGTCCAGCGCAACGACCATCGCGCCGTCCTCGCGCTCGTCGACTCCGAGGCCCGCCTCGCGGCGCAGGTGGAACTGCGCGTCGGGCCGAGCGGTCTTTTCCACCAGCGCCTGACCCTTCGCAACACAGGCGAGACGGACTACACGGTCCAGTCGCTGCAGCTCGCCTTCCCCGTGCCGTGGGACGCCACCGAGCTGCTCGACACGACGGGCCGCCACCTGCGCGAGCGTTCACCGCAGCGGCACGCCTTCACATTCGGCACCCACGTGCGCGAGAGCAGGCGCGGACGCCCCGGCGCCGACGCGAGCCTGCTTTTCGCCGCGGGACGACCCGGCTTCGGCTTCGAAGCGGGCCGCGTGCACGGCATCCATGTCGCGTGGAGCGGCAACCACCGCCTCATCGCCGAGCGAGCCGTCACGGGTGAGGCCTTCCTGGCGGGAGGCGAGCTGCTCGGCCCCGGCGAGGCGATCCTCGAGCCCGGCGCGACGCTCGCGACCCCGTGGGTCATCGGCTCGTGGGGCGACGGGCTGACCGAGCTCTCGCACCGGTTCCACGACGAGTGGCGGCGCAGGCCCCAGCATCCCCGTCGCCCCCGCCCCGTCACGCTCAACACGTGGGAGGCGGTGTACTTCGACCACTCGCTCAAGAAGCTCGAGGAGCTGGCGGATGCCGCGGCATCCGTGGGCGTCGAGCGTTTCGTCCTCGACGACGGGTGGTTCGCCGGCCGCCGCGACGACACCACGGGGCTCGGCGACTGGTACGTCGATGAGACGGTGTGGCCCGACGGGCTGCACCCGCTCATCGCCCACGTGCGCGGTCTCGGCATGGAGTTCGGCCTGTGGGTCGAACCCGAGATGGTCAACCCCGAGAGCGAGCTCGCCCGCCGGCATCCCGACTGGATCATGCGCGGACGACTCGCGCTGCCGCCGTCGGCACGACAGCAGCAGGTGCTCGACCTCGCGCACCCCGAGGCGTACGCCTACATCGCCGAGCGTCTTCACGCGATCCTCTCCGACCATGGGATCGCCTACCTCAAGTGGGACCACAACCGCGATCTCGTCGACGCCGGCTCGGGGCCCGAGGGCGTCGCGCGGGTGCACGCCCACACCCTCGCGGTGTATCGGCTTCTCGACGAGCTGAAGGCGGCGCACCCGGGCCTCGAGATCGAGAGCTGCGCCTCGGGCGGAGCCCGCGTCGACCTCGGCATCCTCGACCGCACCGACCGCGTGTGGACGAGCGACAGCCTCGACCCTCTGGAGCGTCTCGCCAACCAGCGCTACACGGCGCTCGTCGTGCCGCCCGAGATGCTCGGCATGCACCTGACCAGTCCCGTCGTGCACTCCTCGGGCCGCGCCGTCGGCCTCGACCTGAGCGCCGCTGTCGCCCTCTTCGGGCACTTCGGCGTCGAGTGGGACCTCGCCTCGGCCGACGACGAGACCCGCGCTCGTGTCGCCGCGTGGATCGGGGTCGCCAAGCGCATCCGTCCACTGGTCGCGACCGGCCGCACCGTCGACGTCGACGGCACCGACCCCGGCATCGACGTGCGGGGCATCGTCGCCGAGGATGCGGCATCCGCAATCTTCACGATCACGCAGGTCGAGACGTCGGTGGCGTATCCCCCGGGGCGCGTGCGGATGCCGGGACTCGATCCCGCCCGCCACTATCGCGTCGCGGTGCTCGCCCCATCCGGCGAGCACACCGATGCCGGCCAGTCGTTGCTCGAGTGGACCGCCCATCCCACGGTCATGACCGGTCGCGAGCTCGCGACCGTCGGACTGCGCCCGCCTGTGCAGTTCCCCCAGCGCTCGACGGTCGTCGA
This genomic interval from Microbacterium sp. 4R-513 contains the following:
- a CDS encoding phage holin family protein; amino-acid sequence: MTDQTPAARRVEPSPAAPLDDSTPSERQAANTSLGELVSQVTGDMSTLMRKELELAKAELRESAKTTAKAGAMLGAAGYAGHMTILFLSITLWWALGYLIGNGWSALIVAVLWGIVAAILFAVGRSNMKKVQGAPQTVETLKEIPETLKRNEENR
- a CDS encoding DUF3618 domain-containing protein produces the protein MSNQSPEEIRADIEATRRELGQDVDALADKVTPSKIVDRQKNKIRGAFTNVRESVMGAADDVGSSVHDAGESAASGVQHAGQTIARKAKGNPLAAGLVAFGAGLLVASLIPASDKERELAAKVEEKAQPLVDQAKDVAREVGENLKEPAREAVDSVKTTAQDAAQNVAGEAKASGQAVADQTKDSVEATKNEVTSDSSTGSSY
- a CDS encoding SRPBCC family protein; the encoded protein is MTTAYNQWTQFESFPHFLDEVESITQLDETHNHWKVKIGGFEREFDTEITEQHPDERVAWKSVGGDTAHAGVVTFHRLDESQTRVTVQIDWEPGDLLEKAGALVHAPQHAVKKDLRNFKEFIEGRGGETGSWRGDVDAGTGAVSDSDAGSTGTAAYGGTTGTTVSGLPGAGGEPLRG
- a CDS encoding glycosyltransferase, whose amino-acid sequence is MKVLVWHVHGGYTDALVRGDHDYLLPVDDARDAWGLGADGRDWPRTTEIDHADLRDAEIDVVVLQRPEEIELAERLTGRRPGHDLPAVYLEHNAPHPHPTASVHPLADQTRIPIVHVTHFNDVFWDNGRARTLVIEHGLPDPGELYTGDIPAIGVVINEPVRRWRTTGTDLLPDFGRLARVDVFGIDGDRLADRLGPDSGVAWAGNLDPAGLRRELARRRLYLHPFRWTSLGLSLIEAMLMGMPVVALAATEALHAVPPGLGAVSTNVNALKHAAIGYLVDEDHAREAGRRIRRHALRRFSHATFLSRWDAALGEVTADQPRTRAGVAFPVS
- a CDS encoding ROK family transcriptional regulator; protein product: MLTDSEKALARAVLIHGPISRSALTSRLNLSPASLTRLAKPFLDRGFLIELDDSADGSVGRPVRPLDISPGLGRFVGVKITGEALHVVTTDARAALLDARSVSLTSTEPAAVAMQIRDSISSERPPGVGVSLGGSVRGSVAEFSPFLGWEEVPFGAILEDLVGVPVTLENDLVALTEAERWFGLGRGIPGFTVLTIGAGIGYGLVVNGEVVRSRQAGVGLAGHLPLSANGPVCQLGHRGCAQAMLTSGSIAAQVSASVQRPVDYGEALALAAAGDPAARTVVDAAADALGRFVALAANLSLQPASVLAGEGMGLFAAAEERVRAAIDADRDPRADPIELYVDETGFTAWARGAAAVAIQAAVDRIRLD
- a CDS encoding alpha-galactosidase; this encodes MTSRDVSLDVEHSPFRPAGDAPSVLHLHRGGTSVVVDLDAQGGPAIVHWGEELVDSTIGSLAGLAVAARPQRVSGNLDSTARLTVVATAAGGWLGTPALEGHRSGAGFSARFEVAGVQRNDHRAVLALVDSEARLAAQVELRVGPSGLFHQRLTLRNTGETDYTVQSLQLAFPVPWDATELLDTTGRHLRERSPQRHAFTFGTHVRESRRGRPGADASLLFAAGRPGFGFEAGRVHGIHVAWSGNHRLIAERAVTGEAFLAGGELLGPGEAILEPGATLATPWVIGSWGDGLTELSHRFHDEWRRRPQHPRRPRPVTLNTWEAVYFDHSLKKLEELADAAASVGVERFVLDDGWFAGRRDDTTGLGDWYVDETVWPDGLHPLIAHVRGLGMEFGLWVEPEMVNPESELARRHPDWIMRGRLALPPSARQQQVLDLAHPEAYAYIAERLHAILSDHGIAYLKWDHNRDLVDAGSGPEGVARVHAHTLAVYRLLDELKAAHPGLEIESCASGGARVDLGILDRTDRVWTSDSLDPLERLANQRYTALVVPPEMLGMHLTSPVVHSSGRAVGLDLSAAVALFGHFGVEWDLASADDETRARVAAWIGVAKRIRPLVATGRTVDVDGTDPGIDVRGIVAEDAASAIFTITQVETSVAYPPGRVRMPGLDPARHYRVAVLAPSGEHTDAGQSLLEWTAHPTVMTGRELATVGLRPPVQFPQRSTVVELTAIS